From bacterium, the proteins below share one genomic window:
- the aqpZ gene encoding aquaporin Z, which yields MSRKLGAEFIGTFWLVLGGCGSAVLAAAFPQVGIGLLGVSLAFGLTVLTMAFAIGHISGCHLNPAVSFGLWAGGRFDARELGPYIVAQVLGGIAGAGVLYVIASGQAGFDIAGGLASNGYGDHSPGGYTLVAGLVCEIVMTFMFLMIILGATDARAPQGFAPIAIGLGLTLIHLISIPVTNTSVNPARSTGPAVFVGDWALGQLWLFWVAPIVGAVLAGFVYRSLFAARDG from the coding sequence ATGTCACGCAAACTCGGCGCCGAGTTCATCGGCACCTTCTGGCTCGTCCTGGGCGGTTGCGGCAGCGCCGTCCTGGCCGCGGCCTTTCCCCAGGTGGGCATCGGCCTGCTCGGAGTCTCTCTCGCCTTCGGCCTGACCGTCCTGACCATGGCCTTCGCCATCGGCCACATCAGCGGCTGCCACCTGAATCCCGCCGTCTCGTTCGGCCTCTGGGCGGGCGGACGTTTCGACGCGAGGGAACTCGGGCCCTACATCGTGGCGCAGGTCCTCGGCGGCATCGCCGGGGCCGGGGTGCTGTACGTGATCGCGAGCGGCCAGGCGGGCTTCGACATCGCCGGCGGCCTGGCGAGCAACGGCTACGGCGACCACTCGCCCGGGGGCTACACCCTCGTGGCGGGTCTCGTGTGCGAGATCGTGATGACCTTCATGTTCCTCATGATCATCCTCGGGGCGACCGACGCCCGGGCGCCGCAGGGTTTCGCGCCGATCGCCATCGGTCTCGGCCTGACCCTCATCCACCTGATCAGCATCCCCGTCACCAACACGTCGGTGAACCCGGCGCGCAGCACCGGTCCGGCCGTGTTCGTGGGCGACTGGGCCCTCGGCCAGCTCTGGCTGTTCTGGGTGGCGCCGATCGTCGGGGCGGTGCTGGCCGGATTCGTCTACCGCTCGCTCTTCGCCGCCCGCGACGGCTAG
- a CDS encoding N(4)-(beta-N-acetylglucosaminyl)-L-asparaginase codes for MTTRRRFLQTAGAALAALTAGRAGRAQQEPDPVGSGAGASLIDRFVDPGEHPGGGPVVVSTWRHGLAANAAAWGVLAAGGRALDAVEAGVRVTEADPEVDSVGYGGRPDRDGKVTLDACIMDETGNAGSVAFLQDIRHPVSVARAVMEKTPHVMLVGEGARRFALEQGHPAEDLLTERARRDWEKWRREAKYEPWSAASDPSRHDTISQLAIDRDGNLSGACTTSGLAYKMHGRVGDSPIIGASLYVDNEVGAACATGVGEEVMKTVGSFLIVELMRQGLSPAEACREGVARIVRRNPRWREDELQVGYLAIDRSGRVGAHAILPWFQYALQDAHGAQLVDVPGWSVEDR; via the coding sequence ATGACCACCCGCCGCCGCTTCCTGCAGACCGCCGGCGCCGCCCTCGCCGCCCTGACCGCCGGACGGGCCGGCCGCGCCCAGCAGGAGCCCGATCCGGTGGGGAGCGGCGCGGGCGCGTCGCTCATCGACCGGTTCGTCGATCCGGGCGAGCATCCGGGCGGCGGCCCCGTGGTCGTCTCGACCTGGCGGCACGGCCTCGCCGCCAACGCCGCCGCCTGGGGCGTGCTGGCGGCCGGCGGGCGGGCCCTCGACGCGGTGGAAGCGGGCGTGCGGGTGACGGAGGCCGATCCGGAGGTGGACTCGGTGGGCTACGGCGGGCGCCCGGACCGCGACGGCAAGGTGACCCTCGACGCCTGCATCATGGACGAGACCGGCAACGCCGGCTCGGTGGCGTTCCTGCAGGACATCAGGCACCCGGTGAGCGTGGCGCGCGCCGTCATGGAGAAGACGCCCCATGTGATGCTCGTGGGCGAGGGCGCCCGGCGCTTCGCCCTGGAGCAGGGGCATCCGGCCGAGGACCTGCTCACCGAACGGGCGCGCCGCGACTGGGAGAAGTGGCGGCGGGAGGCGAAGTACGAGCCCTGGTCGGCCGCCTCGGACCCGAGCCGCCACGACACGATCAGCCAGCTCGCCATCGACCGCGACGGCAACCTCTCGGGGGCCTGCACCACCAGCGGTCTGGCCTACAAGATGCACGGCCGCGTGGGCGACTCGCCCATCATCGGGGCCAGCCTCTACGTGGACAACGAGGTCGGCGCGGCCTGCGCCACCGGTGTGGGCGAGGAGGTCATGAAGACGGTGGGCAGCTTCCTCATCGTCGAGCTCATGCGGCAGGGGCTCTCGCCGGCCGAGGCGTGCCGCGAGGGGGTCGCGCGCATCGTGCGGCGCAACCCGCGCTGGCGCGAGGACGAGCTGCAGGTGGGCTACCTCGCCATCGACCGCTCGGGGCGCGTGGGCGCCCACGCCATCCTGCCCTGGTTCCAGTACGCCCTGCAGGACGCCCACGGCGCGCAGCTCGTGGACGTCCCGGGGTGGTCGGTGGAGGACCGCTAG